The following proteins are co-located in the Hevea brasiliensis isolate MT/VB/25A 57/8 chromosome 11, ASM3005281v1, whole genome shotgun sequence genome:
- the LOC131170248 gene encoding uncharacterized protein LOC131170248, with translation MALGAMLAQEVENLERAIYYISKKLLAYEENYSLIERTCLAVVCATKKLRHCFQTHRVIVVSRMDPLKYIFEVPTLVGKLAKWLVLLFEFDIVYETRKTIKGCVVAEFLSEIPVNEEEEVETAFPDESLKLVEVQPWKMYFDGAMNKSGAGIGVVLEAPNGEQLLMSKRLCFPTSNNIAEYKAYIYGLEALIAIGAKKVEVFRDSMPVVSHVKGEWELKEEKLRPYLEYAKKLLFSFEEVTMKHMPRA, from the coding sequence ATGGCCCTGGGGGCAATGTTGGCACAAGAAGTAGAGAATCTAGAAAGAGCCATCTATTACATTAGTAAGAAACTCCTTGCTTATGAGGAGAATTATTCACTAATAGAAAGAACCTGTCTGGCTGTAGTATGCGCAACTAAGAAGTTAAGGCACTGCTTTCAGACCCATCGAGTTATTGTAGTATCCCGAATGGATCCTTTAAAGTACATATTTGAAGTACCGACACTAGTTGGAAAATTGGCCAAATGGTTGGTCCTACTGTTTGAATTTGATATTGTGTATGAGACTCGAAAAACCATCAAAGGGTGTGTAGTGGCTGAATTTCTTTCTGAAATTCCAGTTAATGAAGAGGAAGAAGTTGAAACAGCCTTCCCGGATGAGAGTCTCAAGCTAGTAGAGGTCCAGCCATGGAAAATGTACTTTGATGGGGCCATGAATAAGAGCGGAGCTGGTATAGGGGTAGTTTTAGAAGCACCGAATGGAGAACAATTATTAATGTCAAAAAGGCTATGTTTCCCAACCTCTAATAATATTGCAGAATATAAGGCTTACATTTATGGCCTAGAGGCATTAATAGCTATTGGGGCTAAAAAAGTGGAGGTGTTCAGAGATTCAATGCCAGTGGTTTCCCATGTTAAAGGTGAAtgggaattgaaagaagaaaagttgaggccATACCTAGAGTATGCTAAGAAACTATTATTTAGCTTTGAGGAAGTGACAATGAAGCACATGCCTAGAGCTTAG